The segment TGCCGTCGACGTTGCGGGCGGCGCGGCCGATGGTCTGGATCAGCGAGGTTTCGGAGCGCAAAAAACCCTCCTTGTCGGCATCGAGGATGGCGACGAAGCCGCATTCGGGAATGTCGAGGCCTTCGCGCAGAAGGTTGATGCCGACCAGCACGTCGAAGGCGCCGAGGCGCAGGTCGCGCAGGATCTCGATGCGCTCCAGCGTGTCGATGTCGGAGTGCATGTAGCGGACGCGAATGCCCTGCTCGTGCAGATATTCGGTCAGGTCCTCGGCCATGCGCTTGGTCAGCACGGTGACCAGCGTGCGGTAGCCGGCCCTGGTGGTTTCGCGGATTTCGCCGACGACGTCGTCGACCTGGGTCTTGGCCGGGCGCACCTCGACCGGCGGGTCGATCAGGCCGGTCGGGCGGATGACCTGCTCGGCAAAGACGCCGCCGGACTGCTCCATCTCCCAGGCGCCGGGCGTCGCCGAAACCGCCACCGAGAGCGGGCGCATCGCGTCCCATTCCTCGAAGCGCAGCGGCCGGTTGTCCATGCAGGACGGCAGGCGGAAACCGTATTCGGCCAGCGTCGCCTTGCGGCGGAAGTCGCCGCGATACATGCCGCCGATCTGCGGTATGGTGACGTGGCTTTCGTCGATGAAGACCAGCGCATTGTCGGGGATGTACTCGAACAGGGTCGGTGGCGGATCGCCCGGCTGGCGGCCGGTGAGATAACGCGAATAGTTCTCGATGCCGGCGCAGGAGCCGGTGGCTTCCAGCATCTCGAGATCGAAGCGGGTGCGCTGCTCCAGCCGCTGCGCCTCGAGCAGGCGACCTGCCCGTTCGAGTTCGACCAGCCGCTGCTTGAGTTCTTCCTTGATCGACTTGATGGCCTGATTGAGGGTCGGGCGCGGCGTCACATAGTGCGAATTGGCGTAGATCTTGACGCTCTTCAATTCGCCGGTCTTCTGGCCGGTCAGCGGATCGAACTCGGTGATCGCCTCGATCTCGTCGCCGAACAGCGAAATACGCCAGGCGCGGTCTTCCAAATGGGCCGGGAATATCTCGATCGTGTCGCCGCGCACGCGAAACGAGCCGCGGACGAAGTTGATGTCCTGGCGCTTGTATTGCTGGGCGACGAGGTCGGCGAGCAGCGCGCGCTGGTCGAGCCGGTCGCTGATCTGCATCTGGAAGGTCATCGCCGTATAGGTTTCGACCGAGCCGATACCGTAGATGCAGGACACCGAGGCGACGATGATGACATCGTCGCGCTCCAGCAGCGAGCGCGTTGCCGAATGGCGCATGCGGTCGATCTGCTCGTTGATCGACGATTCCTTCTCGATAAACGTATCCGTCCGTGGCACATAGGCTTCCGGCTGGTAGTAGTCGTAGTAGGAGACGAAATACTCGACGGCGTTTTCCGGAAAAAATTTCTTGAACTCGGAATAGAGCTGCGCGGCCAGCGTCTTGTTGGGGGCGAGGATCAAGGCAGGGCGCTGCGTGTCCTCGATCACCTTGGCCATGGTGAAGGTTTTTCCCGAGCCGGTGACGCCGAGCAGCACCTGGGTGCGGTCGTTGTCGTTGACGCCTTCGACAAGATCCTTGATCGCCGTCGGCTGGTCGCCGGCCGGCTCGAAATCCGACACCATCTTGATAGCGATGCCGCCTTCGGATTTTTCGGGCCGGGCCGGGCGGTGCGGCGTCCACAGCACGCCGTCCTTGTGCAGCGGGTTGCCGGATTCGATCAGCGCCGACAGCGCCGCGACGGTGGCGGTGACGCCGCCGGAGGCCATGGTCTCGGCTTCCTCCAGCGAAACATCGAGGCCGGCGACCGGATTGAGGCCGGCCGCGGTTCGCTCCCGCGCTGAAGCCGCGCCACCCATCGAAGTGCCGCGCGCCGTGCGGCCCGGCGAGGAGGAGCGTTCGGGAATTTTTTTCGCCTTGGCGCCTTCCCTCCCCCTTGAGGGGAGGGTGGCGGCGGAGCCGCCGG is part of the Mesorhizobium sp. L-2-11 genome and harbors:
- the uvrB gene encoding excinuclease ABC subunit UvrB yields the protein MAKLPDKKTPPPARDGRASPPKRRSPLTDFLDASEPLHKGGFAEAPQTEFSGTPLTGSIADWAEQIEQEAEKEGRQISPLEGEMSPKATEGVVSEGTARAPSPAAPTPPGGSAATLPSRGREGAKAKKIPERSSSPGRTARGTSMGGAASARERTAAGLNPVAGLDVSLEEAETMASGGVTATVAALSALIESGNPLHKDGVLWTPHRPARPEKSEGGIAIKMVSDFEPAGDQPTAIKDLVEGVNDNDRTQVLLGVTGSGKTFTMAKVIEDTQRPALILAPNKTLAAQLYSEFKKFFPENAVEYFVSYYDYYQPEAYVPRTDTFIEKESSINEQIDRMRHSATRSLLERDDVIIVASVSCIYGIGSVETYTAMTFQMQISDRLDQRALLADLVAQQYKRQDINFVRGSFRVRGDTIEIFPAHLEDRAWRISLFGDEIEAITEFDPLTGQKTGELKSVKIYANSHYVTPRPTLNQAIKSIKEELKQRLVELERAGRLLEAQRLEQRTRFDLEMLEATGSCAGIENYSRYLTGRQPGDPPPTLFEYIPDNALVFIDESHVTIPQIGGMYRGDFRRKATLAEYGFRLPSCMDNRPLRFEEWDAMRPLSVAVSATPGAWEMEQSGGVFAEQVIRPTGLIDPPVEVRPAKTQVDDVVGEIRETTRAGYRTLVTVLTKRMAEDLTEYLHEQGIRVRYMHSDIDTLERIEILRDLRLGAFDVLVGINLLREGLDIPECGFVAILDADKEGFLRSETSLIQTIGRAARNVDGKVILYADQVTGSMERAMAETNRRREKQMEWNAANGITPESVKSRISDILDSVYEKDHVRADISQFTDSAGAMIGNNLKTHLDAMDKQMRDAAANLDFEKAARIRDEIKRLREMELSISDDPLAKYADMESPVSGREKGKHNKGRAIHRTVDDDGRGLFRKPALDEMGADGAVPVKKPLFAKPSLDAMGPGTDMPTPAGAVSRSLFKKQSAQEAHGSDFGIPGEPTKPLFKKNTLDEMTVRRTEKPVEGKVPAKPQPISPRVGEMPSGGKEGRTEGGAKDRDDASKPTVRQRAGIGSYEDPGDARREKRRPSKTGRPGR